One Streptomyces sp. NBC_00554 DNA segment encodes these proteins:
- a CDS encoding saccharopine dehydrogenase, whose translation MNALHLWLRHETRTTERRTPVVPADARRLVESGVTLTVEESPQRVFPIEAYEEAGCRVAVTGTWVSAPSDAVVLGLKELPDEPAALTHRHIFFGHAYKQQPGAETLLRRFLAGGGTLLDLEYLVDDDGRRLAAFGYWAGYLGAALAVLHHRGRLRTPLRPTSKEELDVELAGDGGELKALVVGALGRSGRGARVALEVAGVEPTCWDLAETRDLDRHALLEHELMVNTVLTTSPVPPFLTDKDLDEPGRRLRTLCDVTCDVGSPMNVLPVYDTTTDWTEPVRRLRERPALDLIAIDNLPSLLPLEASVDFSAALLPMLLEFETGGAWGRGLDRFRQACREIGAREGEFRDA comes from the coding sequence ATGAACGCCCTCCACTTGTGGCTCCGACACGAGACCCGTACGACCGAGCGGCGCACGCCCGTCGTGCCCGCGGACGCCCGACGGCTCGTCGAGAGCGGCGTGACCCTCACCGTCGAGGAGTCACCGCAGCGGGTCTTCCCGATCGAGGCGTACGAGGAAGCCGGCTGCCGTGTCGCCGTGACCGGAACCTGGGTCTCGGCCCCGTCGGACGCGGTCGTCCTCGGCCTCAAGGAACTCCCCGACGAACCGGCCGCACTGACACACCGCCACATCTTCTTCGGGCACGCCTACAAGCAGCAGCCCGGCGCCGAGACCCTGCTACGCAGATTCCTCGCGGGCGGCGGGACCCTGCTCGACCTCGAATACCTGGTGGACGACGACGGGCGCAGGCTCGCCGCCTTCGGCTACTGGGCCGGATACCTGGGCGCCGCCCTCGCGGTGCTGCATCACCGGGGCAGGCTCCGGACCCCGCTCCGGCCGACGTCCAAGGAAGAGCTGGACGTGGAACTGGCCGGAGACGGCGGTGAGTTGAAGGCTCTGGTGGTCGGCGCCCTGGGCCGCAGCGGCCGGGGCGCCCGGGTCGCGCTGGAGGTGGCCGGTGTCGAGCCCACCTGCTGGGACCTCGCCGAGACCCGCGATCTGGACCGGCACGCCTTGCTGGAACACGAGTTGATGGTCAACACCGTCCTGACCACAAGCCCGGTCCCGCCCTTCCTCACCGACAAGGACCTCGACGAGCCCGGCCGCCGACTCCGCACCCTGTGCGACGTCACCTGCGATGTCGGATCGCCGATGAACGTACTGCCGGTCTACGACACCACCACGGACTGGACGGAGCCCGTCCGCCGGCTGCGCGAGCGGCCCGCCCTCGATCTGATCGCCATCGACAACCTGCCCTCCCTGCTGCCGCTGGAGGCGAGCGTCGACTTCTCGGCGGCCCTGCTGCCGATGCTCCTGGAGTTCGAGACCGGCGGGGCGTGGGGCCGCGGTCTCGACCGGTTCCGTCAAGCCTGCCGTGAAATCGGCGCAAGAGAAGGGGAGTTCCGCGATGCCTGA
- a CDS encoding NAD(P)/FAD-dependent oxidoreductase → MNGRARVLVIGGGVMGASIAYHLARAGVPDVVLVERDELASGSTSRAAGGVRAQFSDELNIQLGARSLEAFGRFGEEPGQDIGLHRVGYLFLLSTPEEVASFEAGVRLQNSLGVPSRMIDPAEAHRLSPLISTDGLLAAAFSPDDGHCTPESVVQGYAAGARRHGATVLRHCEVTGIELRGDEITAVVTSRGRIETDTVVCAAGAWSRAIGAMVGVDLPVEPLRRQIAVTEPVPGLPPDVPMTIDFTSSLYFHTEGPGLLLGMSDPDETPGFATETHDRWIPRLYEAMERRAPALLDLRRTGGWAGLYEMTPDHNALIGEAGSCTRFLYATGFSGHGFLQGPAVGEVVRDLYLGRVPFVDISPLSAERFAADALRPEINCV, encoded by the coding sequence CTATCACCTGGCGCGTGCGGGCGTACCCGACGTCGTGCTCGTCGAGCGCGACGAACTGGCCTCCGGATCGACCTCGCGGGCCGCCGGCGGGGTCCGGGCGCAGTTCTCCGACGAGCTCAACATCCAGCTGGGCGCCCGGAGTCTGGAGGCGTTCGGCCGCTTCGGCGAGGAGCCGGGCCAGGACATCGGGCTGCACCGGGTCGGCTATCTCTTCCTGCTCTCCACACCCGAGGAGGTCGCCTCCTTCGAGGCGGGCGTGCGGCTGCAGAACTCCCTCGGCGTGCCCAGCCGCATGATCGACCCGGCCGAGGCACACCGGCTCTCACCCCTGATCAGCACCGACGGGCTGCTCGCGGCGGCCTTCTCACCGGACGACGGGCACTGCACGCCCGAATCCGTCGTCCAGGGCTACGCCGCCGGCGCCCGCCGGCACGGCGCGACCGTGCTGCGGCACTGCGAGGTCACCGGCATCGAACTGCGTGGTGACGAGATCACGGCGGTGGTCACCAGCCGGGGCCGGATCGAGACCGACACGGTCGTCTGCGCGGCCGGTGCCTGGTCGCGGGCCATCGGCGCGATGGTGGGCGTGGACCTTCCGGTGGAGCCCCTGCGCCGCCAGATCGCGGTCACCGAGCCCGTACCCGGGCTGCCGCCGGACGTCCCCATGACGATCGACTTCACCAGCAGCCTCTACTTCCACACCGAGGGCCCCGGTCTCCTCCTAGGCATGTCCGACCCCGACGAGACCCCCGGCTTCGCCACCGAAACGCACGACCGCTGGATCCCGCGCCTGTACGAGGCCATGGAGCGGCGCGCCCCCGCCCTGCTCGACCTGCGCAGGACGGGCGGCTGGGCCGGCCTGTACGAGATGACACCGGACCATAACGCGCTGATCGGCGAGGCCGGTTCGTGTACGCGGTTCCTTTACGCGACAGGGTTTTCCGGCCACGGATTCCTGCAGGGACCGGCGGTCGGCGAGGTGGTCCGCGATCTGTATCTGGGCCGCGTACCCTTCGTCGACATCAGCCCCCTCAGCGCCGAGCGCTTCGCCGCCGACGCCCTGCGCCCGGAGATCAACTGCGTATGA